A window of the Cellvibrio sp. pealriver genome harbors these coding sequences:
- a CDS encoding SEL1-like repeat protein: MRNFFTSSLVATIITGLLSLPALADFGLGMSYYEKKDFEKAFNAFFEAAQYGDHAAQNNVGVMYYRGEHVPKNIPTAYAWMALAAQATVNTGESDSTPAPYQKVYSRMSDADKKLADAAYKELLSQYSDAAINQKLTPIYTGTNMGTQHQRPLKMTPPKYPSSMLRQGKIGFVDVIYTIDKYGLTRDHVVTHSSSPEFTRETMKVLRRFQFEPTKVNQVAVDVNGFKRRFTFEMSTTTYNTKKLEKIVTERRETAEKGTGSDKLGFAYFLESIPSFVKDYELKDNPNEWYEKAATQGSGAASYFLGRNILYGNMCAQDNNQSMGWLLRAAREGIAEAQYMLAIESFSGVRFEKNQDKGFYWLATAAASSQIAQLRYAWILATHPDASRRNAELASKQLANIDEHYLDQQSYLKTQAAVAAENGDFKKAIQWQKKALKDASELELPLTILEQQLASYTNKKPWREEI, translated from the coding sequence ATGCGTAATTTTTTTACATCATCACTCGTAGCAACCATCATTACCGGATTACTTTCCCTACCTGCCTTGGCAGATTTTGGGTTGGGCATGAGCTATTACGAAAAAAAGGATTTTGAAAAAGCGTTCAACGCTTTTTTTGAGGCAGCGCAATACGGTGATCACGCCGCACAAAATAATGTAGGGGTTATGTACTATCGCGGTGAGCATGTGCCAAAAAATATTCCGACGGCTTACGCTTGGATGGCACTTGCTGCGCAGGCCACCGTTAATACTGGGGAGTCTGACAGTACCCCCGCTCCTTATCAAAAAGTGTATTCACGCATGAGCGATGCAGATAAAAAACTCGCTGATGCCGCCTATAAAGAATTGCTCTCGCAATACAGCGATGCGGCTATAAACCAAAAACTAACGCCCATTTACACTGGAACGAATATGGGCACTCAGCACCAACGCCCGCTTAAAATGACTCCACCTAAATATCCCTCGTCGATGCTTCGCCAAGGAAAAATTGGTTTTGTCGATGTTATTTATACCATCGATAAATATGGGCTTACCCGCGATCACGTGGTTACCCACTCATCGTCTCCGGAATTTACGCGCGAAACCATGAAAGTGCTGCGCCGGTTTCAGTTTGAGCCTACCAAAGTTAATCAGGTTGCTGTTGATGTGAACGGCTTTAAGCGCCGATTTACTTTTGAAATGAGCACCACGACATACAACACCAAAAAACTGGAAAAAATTGTGACAGAGCGACGAGAGACCGCGGAGAAAGGTACAGGTAGCGATAAACTCGGCTTTGCTTATTTTCTGGAATCAATTCCTTCGTTTGTTAAAGACTATGAACTGAAAGATAACCCGAATGAGTGGTATGAAAAGGCAGCTACTCAAGGTAGCGGCGCAGCAAGTTATTTTCTTGGGCGCAATATTTTGTATGGCAATATGTGTGCGCAAGACAACAACCAAAGTATGGGTTGGTTACTCAGAGCAGCCAGAGAAGGCATTGCAGAGGCGCAATATATGTTGGCGATCGAGTCGTTCAGCGGCGTGCGTTTTGAAAAGAATCAGGACAAAGGTTTTTATTGGTTAGCCACGGCAGCAGCCAGCAGCCAAATTGCACAACTGCGTTATGCATGGATACTCGCTACTCACCCAGATGCATCGCGTAGAAATGCAGAATTAGCCAGCAAACAACTTGCAAATATTGATGAACATTATCTTGATCAACAGTCTTACTTAAAAACCCAAGCCGCCGTCGCGGCCGAAAATGGTGATTTCAAAAAAGCGATCCAATGGCAAAAAAAGGCATTGAAAGATGCATCTGAACTGGAGCTACCACTCACAATATTGGAGCAACAACTCGCCAGCTACACCAACAAAAAACCCTGGCGTGAAGAGATTTAA
- a CDS encoding catecholate siderophore receptor Fiu has translation MTILKSSKHIVSKKRASSLAMTATALSSAVLLASTGVMAADESQSTKKLNTVKVEADALSDYKAEKVSSPKFTQPLVDTPQTIVVVKKELFQQQSATTLSEALRNTPGITMLMGENGNTSTGDSIFMRGFDTQGSIYVDGIRDLGSISRDTFNTEQVEIAKGPAGVDNGRGAASGYVNLSSKLANQEDAISGTVTGGTADYKRATVDVNRTLGESTALRVNLMKQDAGVDGRDEVESNFQGLAASLGLGLGTDTRTYINILSMEQSGIPDGGIPTIGLDGYYNAIFATGALKGQTPERVDSENFYGSTSDFNDVKANMVTVRIEQDLAEGITLRNTSRYGRTNQDQVLTGVNAITFATPANSESWTISRSRQGKDQTNQILTNQTNLTASFDAGGVKHDLVSGIEFIYESQLNYTMSMPFTSSTSSTTVSQVNANLYNPSTRDVFQPVRRTGAKTDGETTTYAFYAQDTITLNDQWELSAGVRADRFHTKTDVITRQAAVTAPAVQTIPVGTLVASDAQLTDELFGWKLGGVYKPTANGSVYVSYATSELPPGGANFALNTTNAANNINNPNLDPQKGTNAEVGTKWNVLDNTLFLTAALFRSTNENEIATNPDGSSVAMGEKQVEGLELGAVGSLTDKWQISAGLAFMDNEITRGNRTVDDPTTTTNEASGNNEGGAIQWSPEMTFTLWNTYTFESGLQIGGGARYVDTMVSSSTVNPLAQSTRSMLEFGDYWVFDAMASYPINNNLTVQLNVLNITDEDYVGSLNNGGSRYYPGQPLSARLGINFSF, from the coding sequence ATGACCATACTGAAATCTTCCAAACACATTGTTTCCAAAAAGCGCGCAAGCTCGCTTGCGATGACAGCCACCGCGTTGTCGTCTGCGGTTCTGTTGGCGTCAACCGGCGTTATGGCGGCAGATGAAAGCCAGAGCACCAAAAAACTGAATACCGTTAAAGTCGAAGCTGACGCACTATCGGATTACAAAGCGGAAAAAGTCAGCTCGCCCAAATTTACCCAGCCATTGGTGGATACTCCGCAAACCATCGTGGTTGTGAAAAAAGAACTCTTTCAGCAGCAATCGGCCACTACTTTGAGTGAAGCGCTGCGCAATACTCCCGGCATCACCATGCTGATGGGCGAGAACGGCAACACCTCAACCGGTGACTCCATTTTTATGCGCGGCTTTGATACCCAAGGCAGTATTTATGTGGATGGTATCCGCGACCTTGGCAGTATCAGCCGCGATACCTTTAATACCGAGCAAGTGGAAATCGCCAAGGGCCCGGCGGGCGTGGATAACGGCCGCGGTGCGGCATCAGGTTATGTGAACCTCAGTTCCAAATTGGCCAATCAGGAAGATGCTATTTCAGGCACGGTGACCGGTGGCACCGCGGATTACAAACGTGCAACGGTCGATGTCAACCGCACCTTGGGTGAAAGCACCGCACTGCGCGTAAACCTGATGAAACAGGATGCCGGTGTGGATGGTCGCGATGAAGTAGAAAGTAATTTTCAGGGCCTTGCTGCATCGTTGGGTTTGGGCTTGGGTACCGATACCCGCACCTACATCAATATTTTGTCGATGGAGCAATCCGGCATTCCTGATGGTGGTATTCCCACGATCGGTCTGGATGGTTACTACAACGCGATTTTTGCAACGGGTGCGCTGAAAGGCCAAACACCGGAGCGCGTGGATAGCGAAAACTTCTACGGTTCCACCAGCGATTTCAACGATGTAAAAGCCAACATGGTGACCGTGCGTATCGAGCAGGATTTGGCAGAAGGCATCACCCTGCGCAACACTTCGCGTTACGGCCGTACCAATCAAGACCAGGTGTTGACGGGCGTTAACGCCATCACCTTTGCGACGCCTGCAAATTCCGAAAGCTGGACGATTTCGCGCTCGCGTCAAGGTAAAGACCAAACCAACCAAATCCTCACTAACCAAACCAATCTCACGGCCTCGTTTGATGCGGGTGGTGTGAAGCATGATCTGGTATCAGGCATCGAATTTATTTACGAAAGCCAATTGAATTACACCATGAGCATGCCGTTCACATCGTCAACCTCATCGACAACTGTGAGTCAGGTTAACGCCAATCTGTATAACCCGAGCACTCGCGATGTCTTCCAACCGGTGCGTCGCACTGGTGCAAAAACCGATGGTGAAACCACCACTTATGCATTCTATGCACAGGACACAATTACGCTGAACGACCAATGGGAATTGAGTGCGGGCGTGCGTGCAGACCGCTTCCATACCAAGACCGATGTTATTACTCGCCAAGCTGCTGTTACAGCGCCTGCTGTGCAAACCATTCCTGTGGGAACTTTGGTTGCGAGCGATGCGCAGCTCACCGATGAATTGTTCGGCTGGAAATTGGGTGGCGTGTACAAGCCAACGGCAAATGGATCGGTTTACGTCAGTTATGCAACGTCGGAATTACCACCGGGCGGCGCAAACTTCGCACTCAACACCACCAACGCCGCGAACAACATCAACAATCCGAATCTTGATCCGCAAAAAGGCACCAATGCCGAAGTGGGTACCAAGTGGAATGTATTGGACAATACATTATTCCTGACCGCAGCGTTATTCCGCAGCACTAATGAAAACGAAATTGCAACGAATCCAGATGGCTCTTCTGTCGCGATGGGTGAAAAACAAGTGGAAGGTTTGGAATTGGGCGCAGTGGGTTCATTAACCGACAAGTGGCAAATCAGTGCAGGTTTGGCATTTATGGATAATGAAATTACCCGCGGTAACCGCACGGTTGATGATCCAACTACTACAACCAATGAAGCATCAGGCAACAACGAAGGTGGTGCAATCCAATGGTCACCCGAGATGACATTTACGCTGTGGAATACCTACACCTTTGAGAGCGGTTTGCAAATTGGTGGCGGTGCGCGTTACGTCGATACCATGGTCAGTTCCAGCACTGTTAATCCGCTTGCGCAAAGCACACGCTCGATGTTGGAGTTTGGTGACTATTGGGTATTTGACGCAATGGCCTCCTACCCAATCAACAACAATCTGACTGTGCAGTTAAACGTGCTCAATATTACGGATGAAGATTATGTGGGCAGTTTGAATAACGGTGGTTCACGTTATTACCCAGGCCAGCCTTTGTCAGCGCGATTGGGAATTAATTTCTCTTTCTAA
- a CDS encoding Fe2+-dependent dioxygenase — MLIHIPEILTKQQVAEFRARLHQTDWVDGKATVGVQGAQVKQNRQLPVDGIVARELGEIILKALYNNPVFMSAALPLRIVPPLFNAYAGGEHYGFHVDGAIRLIPGSNLSLRTDVSSTLFLSEPEEYDGGELIVQDTYGSHEVKLPAGDLILYPSTSLHQVQPVTRGERVCSFFWTQSMVRDDWQRNLLYELDCNIQSLRQKVGDTEELVGLTGHYHNLLRQWAQV, encoded by the coding sequence ATGTTAATTCACATACCCGAAATATTAACCAAACAGCAGGTTGCAGAATTTCGCGCACGTTTGCATCAAACCGATTGGGTTGATGGTAAAGCAACGGTAGGTGTGCAGGGAGCGCAGGTGAAACAAAATCGCCAGCTGCCTGTGGATGGTATTGTTGCCCGTGAGTTGGGTGAAATTATTTTAAAAGCGCTCTACAACAATCCGGTATTTATGTCGGCCGCCTTGCCTTTGCGAATTGTTCCGCCGCTGTTCAATGCCTACGCCGGGGGCGAGCATTACGGATTTCATGTTGATGGTGCGATCCGTTTGATTCCCGGTAGCAATTTGAGTTTGCGCACCGATGTGTCATCCACCTTATTTTTATCGGAACCGGAAGAATACGACGGTGGCGAATTAATCGTGCAAGACACCTACGGCAGCCACGAAGTGAAATTGCCCGCAGGTGATTTGATTTTATATCCCTCTACCAGTTTGCATCAGGTTCAACCCGTGACGCGTGGCGAACGCGTGTGCAGTTTTTTCTGGACGCAAAGCATGGTGCGTGACGATTGGCAGCGAAACCTGTTGTATGAATTGGATTGCAATATCCAATCGCTGCGCCAAAAAGTGGGTGATACCGAAGAGCTGGTTGGGCTTACTGGCCACTACCACAATTTATTGCGGCAATGGGCGCAGGTATAA
- a CDS encoding efflux RND transporter periplasmic adaptor subunit encodes MQSRKIRFFSLARPQRLLMGVFILLGIVALVWLFVIREDDNRVIYTTEAVTRGDIENLVTATGTLQPQDYVDVGAQVSGQLKKLHVDVGSEVKAGDLLAEIDATVYAARVDATRASLRTQQAQLLDREAQLTLANIQYEREKNLFKEEATTRESVQTAEASLKSAQAQLKALQAQIEQTESTLRVESANLNYAKIYAPIDGTVVSITSRQGQTLNTNQMAPTIMRIADLSTMTVQTQVSEADIGKLRTGMEVYFTTLGSQGRRWYSKLNRIQPTPEILNNVVLYNALFDVPNEHRLLMTQMSTQVFFIESQAKDVLLVPMSAVSFARPTEMRPQNDSANRTAPTEEQRAAWKKRRSEMSQGDDKSSPSARPAIVRVMNGDGDIEERKVLIGVTNRVQAQIVEGLTEGEKVVSGSSRSGQQKPVAGIGMGGPGMGMGRR; translated from the coding sequence ATGCAATCAAGAAAAATCCGTTTCTTTTCATTAGCAAGACCACAGCGTCTTTTAATGGGTGTTTTTATATTGTTGGGCATTGTCGCACTCGTCTGGTTGTTTGTGATTCGCGAGGATGATAATCGCGTAATCTACACCACAGAAGCTGTCACTCGCGGCGATATTGAAAATTTGGTGACGGCGACAGGCACCTTGCAGCCGCAAGATTATGTCGATGTGGGTGCACAGGTGTCGGGGCAGTTAAAAAAATTACACGTAGATGTTGGCAGTGAAGTCAAAGCAGGTGATCTGCTCGCTGAAATTGATGCAACCGTGTATGCCGCACGTGTGGATGCAACGCGCGCATCCCTGCGCACCCAGCAGGCGCAATTGTTGGATCGCGAAGCACAGCTTACGCTGGCGAATATCCAATACGAACGTGAAAAAAATCTGTTTAAAGAGGAGGCGACCACGCGGGAGTCTGTGCAAACTGCTGAAGCCAGTTTGAAATCGGCGCAGGCGCAGCTTAAAGCCTTGCAAGCACAGATCGAACAAACGGAATCTACGCTGCGTGTGGAATCTGCCAATTTAAATTACGCAAAAATTTATGCGCCTATCGATGGCACTGTGGTGTCTATTACATCGCGTCAAGGACAAACGCTTAATACCAACCAGATGGCACCTACCATTATGCGCATTGCCGATTTGTCTACCATGACGGTGCAAACGCAAGTATCTGAAGCGGATATTGGAAAATTGCGCACGGGAATGGAAGTGTATTTCACCACACTAGGCAGTCAAGGTCGTCGCTGGTACAGCAAATTGAATCGTATCCAACCCACACCGGAAATTCTTAATAATGTGGTGTTGTATAACGCCTTGTTTGATGTGCCCAACGAACATCGCTTGCTCATGACACAAATGAGCACACAAGTCTTTTTTATTGAATCCCAAGCAAAAGATGTGTTGCTAGTGCCTATGTCGGCGGTCAGTTTTGCGCGTCCAACTGAAATGCGCCCACAAAACGATTCAGCCAACAGGACAGCACCGACAGAAGAGCAAAGAGCTGCATGGAAAAAACGCCGAAGTGAAATGAGCCAAGGAGATGATAAATCTTCACCCAGTGCGCGACCGGCAATCGTTAGAGTCATGAATGGTGATGGCGATATTGAAGAGCGAAAAGTATTGATAGGTGTTACCAATCGCGTACAAGCGCAAATTGTAGAAGGCTTGACTGAAGGTGAAAAAGTAGTGAGCGGAAGTTCGCGCTCGGGCCAGCAAAAACCGGTAGCAGGAATTGGCATGGGCGGCCCCGGTATGGGCATGGGTAGACGTTAA
- a CDS encoding MacB family efflux pump subunit, with translation MSAVNSIQPLIKLAGVTKTFRNGEITTQVLHGIDLEIYPGEFVAIMGQSGSGKSTLMNILGCLDRATTGDYFFNGKNVAHLDADGLAQLRREAFGFVFQSYNLLAGATACENVEMPATYSGMTSEARRERSIELLGSLGLQERLHHRPNQLSGGQQQRVSIARALMNGGQIILADEPTGALDSHSGKEVMRLLKQLSEQGHTIILITHDAEVAQHAHRLIEIRDGNIIADPGAIVAEKRSPEKHVLQGESPFKTEIFEATKTAFRSLRSNVFRTILTLLGIVIGVASVIALMAIGDGAKKSVVDSISAMGSNLLLVRPGGPNQRWRWDSVTLVPEDVDAIASLPHVAAALPELNGSFTLRYGNADHTTEINATAAQFPMARKWDVAQGTFFTDEDNTHYATVVVLGKTVATKLFSDKNPVGEFIIINNVLFQVIGVMSERGADPGGQDQDDKVFVPFNTGSLRVIGQRFLRNITISVDDEKNMEEVQTRVHALLMERHGTEDFQIRSMSSLIDMVSETQNTMTFLLGSIAAISLLVGGIGVMNIMLVSVTERTREIGVRMATGARTRNIMQQFLIEALVVSALGGVIGVVIGLGTAMLIANIGTPIAYSFGPVVMAFSCAFMTGLLFGYLPARKAAQLDPVTALATE, from the coding sequence ATGAGCGCTGTCAATTCTATTCAGCCGTTGATCAAACTGGCGGGCGTTACCAAAACCTTTCGTAATGGTGAAATTACCACACAAGTGTTGCACGGAATTGATCTTGAAATTTACCCCGGTGAATTTGTAGCGATCATGGGGCAGTCAGGATCGGGCAAATCCACGTTAATGAATATTCTCGGTTGTCTTGATCGTGCCACAACGGGCGATTATTTTTTTAATGGAAAAAATGTAGCGCATTTGGATGCCGATGGCCTTGCGCAATTGCGCCGTGAAGCATTTGGTTTTGTGTTTCAAAGTTATAACTTGTTGGCGGGTGCGACTGCCTGCGAAAACGTGGAAATGCCCGCAACCTATTCAGGCATGACATCAGAGGCGCGCCGCGAGCGCTCTATTGAATTGTTGGGTTCGTTAGGTTTGCAGGAGCGATTGCATCATCGCCCTAATCAATTATCGGGCGGGCAACAGCAGCGTGTTTCTATTGCGCGGGCGCTGATGAACGGCGGCCAGATTATTTTGGCCGATGAGCCAACCGGTGCGCTGGATAGTCACAGCGGCAAAGAAGTGATGCGCTTGCTCAAGCAGTTATCAGAGCAAGGGCATACCATTATTCTGATTACCCACGATGCAGAAGTCGCGCAGCATGCTCATCGCTTAATTGAAATTCGCGATGGCAATATCATCGCTGACCCCGGTGCCATTGTTGCGGAAAAACGTTCACCGGAAAAACACGTATTACAGGGTGAGTCCCCGTTTAAAACAGAAATTTTTGAGGCGACCAAAACGGCATTTCGCTCGCTGCGCAGCAATGTGTTCCGCACTATTTTAACCTTGCTCGGCATTGTGATTGGTGTTGCATCGGTGATTGCGTTGATGGCTATTGGTGATGGTGCAAAAAAATCTGTTGTCGATAGCATCAGTGCGATGGGCAGTAATTTATTGTTGGTGCGGCCAGGTGGCCCCAATCAGCGTTGGCGTTGGGATTCTGTCACGCTAGTACCTGAAGATGTCGATGCGATTGCAAGCTTGCCGCATGTTGCCGCTGCACTGCCTGAACTCAACGGCAGCTTTACACTGCGCTACGGCAATGCGGATCACACGACTGAAATTAATGCCACCGCCGCACAATTTCCTATGGCTCGTAAATGGGATGTCGCGCAAGGCACGTTTTTTACCGATGAAGACAACACGCATTACGCCACTGTTGTGGTGTTGGGAAAAACCGTTGCGACCAAATTATTTTCCGATAAAAATCCAGTGGGCGAATTTATCATCATCAACAATGTGCTTTTTCAAGTAATTGGCGTGATGAGTGAGCGCGGTGCCGATCCGGGTGGGCAGGATCAGGACGATAAAGTGTTTGTGCCTTTTAATACCGGTAGTTTGCGTGTGATTGGTCAGCGCTTTTTGCGCAATATCACTATCTCTGTTGACGATGAAAAAAATATGGAAGAGGTGCAAACCCGCGTGCACGCCTTGTTGATGGAGCGTCACGGCACTGAAGATTTTCAAATCAGAAGCATGTCATCGTTAATCGATATGGTGTCTGAAACACAAAACACTATGACGTTCTTGCTGGGTTCTATCGCCGCGATTTCATTATTGGTGGGCGGTATAGGGGTAATGAATATTATGCTAGTGAGTGTGACCGAACGGACACGTGAAATTGGTGTGCGTATGGCGACGGGCGCACGCACGCGAAACATCATGCAACAATTTTTAATTGAGGCATTGGTAGTGTCAGCGCTTGGTGGAGTTATCGGTGTGGTTATAGGTCTTGGTACCGCGATGTTAATTGCGAATATTGGTACGCCCATCGCCTATTCATTTGGCCCGGTAGTGATGGCATTTAGCTGTGCATTTATGACGGGTTTGTTGTTTGGTTATTTACCTGCGCGCAAAGCGGCTCAGCTTGATCCCGTTACCGCTTTGGCGACGGAGTAA
- a CDS encoding efflux transporter outer membrane subunit codes for MMKIQKCVSVIGLIFVITACTSAPVQQPDIHYAEHYSVGASQSGSDKNVDVKSVDVNWWQAFQSPALNELILAAQVQSPDILMSAERVKQAELQMQIANASLFPSLSASASIGESRSKPDGANTTRSESTRVGASINYEVDLWGGIAAGRVAAKAGYDAIRFDQDAARLSIKAAIASGWFQWLALQERIATANKNIAIAERVQNIVDARYQNGVATAADVAQQKTNLLNQQASLLPLQLQARQTQSALAILVGKTPQEFSLAVEQLLAIQVPQIAAGTPADVITRRPDLAASEADLRAASANIQAARTALLPGISLGANAGKSASELLSMNPVTQTSGWTLSLAQSLFNGGRLINQKKLSEARRSELLLQYHKSILIALQEVDNALVAADVSQRQEVSQQNIVANAERSLRLTEARYRAGSEDLLSLLDAQRSFFQAQDALVQQRLSRLNAAVDLYKSLGGGWQLAQQSNQ; via the coding sequence ATGATGAAAATACAAAAATGTGTGTCAGTAATAGGATTAATTTTCGTTATTACCGCCTGCACATCCGCGCCCGTACAACAACCGGATATCCATTATGCAGAACATTATTCGGTTGGGGCATCGCAGTCTGGTAGTGATAAAAATGTCGATGTAAAAAGTGTTGATGTAAATTGGTGGCAAGCATTTCAGTCGCCCGCATTAAATGAATTGATACTCGCTGCCCAGGTGCAAAGCCCTGATATATTAATGTCGGCCGAACGCGTCAAACAGGCTGAGTTACAAATGCAGATCGCAAATGCGAGTTTGTTTCCTTCACTAAGCGCCAGCGCATCCATCGGAGAGTCCCGTTCAAAACCGGATGGTGCCAATACTACGCGCAGTGAATCAACACGCGTGGGTGCGAGTATCAATTATGAGGTGGATTTGTGGGGCGGTATTGCGGCTGGGCGAGTGGCGGCAAAAGCAGGATATGACGCTATCCGATTTGATCAGGATGCTGCGCGCTTAAGCATCAAAGCGGCTATTGCTAGTGGTTGGTTCCAATGGTTGGCGCTGCAAGAGCGTATTGCGACAGCGAATAAAAATATTGCGATTGCCGAACGTGTGCAGAATATTGTCGATGCCCGTTATCAAAACGGTGTTGCAACAGCAGCCGATGTTGCGCAGCAAAAAACCAATTTATTAAATCAACAAGCTTCCCTTCTTCCTTTGCAATTGCAAGCGCGCCAAACACAATCAGCATTGGCAATTTTAGTGGGCAAAACGCCACAGGAATTTTCGCTCGCGGTTGAACAATTACTCGCGATACAGGTTCCGCAAATCGCGGCGGGCACACCGGCTGATGTGATCACGCGCAGGCCGGATCTGGCAGCGAGTGAGGCTGATTTACGTGCAGCCAGCGCGAACATTCAGGCTGCGCGCACAGCGCTATTGCCGGGTATTAGTCTGGGTGCCAACGCAGGAAAATCAGCGAGCGAATTATTGAGTATGAACCCGGTTACCCAGACCTCCGGCTGGACGCTATCACTTGCGCAATCGCTGTTTAATGGTGGGCGTTTAATCAATCAGAAAAAATTGAGCGAGGCGCGCCGCAGTGAATTGTTATTGCAGTATCACAAATCGATATTAATTGCGCTGCAAGAAGTGGATAACGCATTGGTTGCGGCCGATGTAAGCCAGCGCCAGGAAGTAAGCCAACAAAATATCGTTGCTAATGCCGAGCGCAGTTTGCGTCTGACGGAAGCGCGCTATCGTGCAGGCAGTGAAGATTTGCTATCGCTGCTGGATGCCCAACGCAGTTTTTTTCAAGCGCAGGATGCGTTGGTGCAACAGCGCCTCTCGCGTTTGAATGCTGCAGTGGATTTATATAAATCCTTGGGTGGCGGCTGGCAATTGGCGCAGCAAAGTAATCAATAA